The Ciconia boyciana chromosome 2, ASM3463844v1, whole genome shotgun sequence genome has a segment encoding these proteins:
- the TTC39C gene encoding tetratricopeptide repeat protein 39C isoform X3, with protein MAGSEQPPPRREDGEAPLPIEDAELALAGINMLLNNGFRESDQLFKKYRNHSPLMSFGASFVSFLNAMMTFEEEKMQLACDDLKATEKLCESEEAGVIETIKNKIKKNVDGRKSTLSMVDRLQRQIIVADCQVYLAVLSFVKQELSAYIKGGWILRKAWKIYNKCYTDINTLQEIYQKKTTRESLSSDAANDNHIAAEGVTEDSLNRLKGAVSFGYGLFHLCISMVPPNLLKIINLLGFPGDRLQGLSSLMYASESKDMKAPLATLALLWYHTVVRPFFALDGSDNKAGLKEAKEILAKKESAYPNSSLFMFFKGRIQRLECQINSALTSFHTALELATDQREIQHVCLYEIVLLLGWCSMIEMNFKDAFEAFERLKNESRWSQCYYAYLTAVCQGATGDVSGAQNVFKEVQKLFKRKNNQIEQFSVKKADRFRKQMPTKELCVLASIEVLYLWKALPNCSLSNLQHMSQACQDVDDSSAVGLRNLLLGAIHKCLGNSEDAVQFFQRAAKDELCRQNNLYVQPYACYELGCLLLDNPETVPRGKTLLLQAKEEFTGYDFENRLHVRIHAALASLREVVPQ; from the exons aaacCATAGCCCATTAATGAGTTTTGGAGCCAGTTTTGTCAGTTTTTTG AATGCTATGATGActtttgaagaagagaaaatgcagctggCATGTGATGACTTAAAGGCTACAGAGAAACTTTGTGAAAGTGAAGAAGCTGGAGTTATAGAAACAatcaagaacaaaattaaaaagaat GTTGATGGACGAAAATCCACGCTATCCATGGTGGATCGTCTACAAAGACAAATAATTGTAGCAGACTGTCAAGTCTACTTGGCTGTGCTCTCATTTGTAAAACAAGAGTTATCAG CGTACATAAAAGGTGGGTGGATACTCCGAAAAGCCTGGAAAATTTACAATAAGTGCTATACGGACATTAATACACTTCAGGAAATatatcagaagaaaacaactcGGGAATCCTTGTCTTCTGATGCTGCAAATGATAATCATATTGCTGCAGAAGGTGTAACGGAGGATTCGCTAAACAGACTGAAAGGTGCTGTTAGCTTTGGATATGGACTTTTTCATCTTTGCATATCCATGGTGCCCCCAAACCTGCTCAAAATCATCAACCTGCTGGGTTTTCCTGGAGACCGCCTACAGGGGCTTTCTTCACTGATGTATGCAAGTGAAAGTAAGGACATGAAGGCCCCTTTAGCTAC ATTAGCTCTGTTGTGGTACCACACAGTTGTTCGTCCCTTTTTTGCCCTTGATGGCAGCGATAACAAGGCAGGATTGAAAGAGGCAAAAGAAattcttgcaaaaaaagaatCTGCTTATCCAAATTCTTCTCTGTTCATGTTCTTCAAGGGAAGGATACAGCGATTAGAG TGTCAAATCAATAGTGCCTTGACCTCATTTCATACCGCTTTGGAACTTGCAACAGACCAAAGGGAGATTCAACATGTCTGCTTATATGAAATAG TCTTGCTTTTAGGTTGGTGCAGCATGATAGAGATGAATTTCAAAGATGCATTTGAAGCCTTTGAAAGGCTTAAAAATGAATCCAGGTGGTCCCAGTGCTACTATGCTTATTTAACAGCAG TGTGTCAAGGAGCCACTGGTGATGTCAGTGGTGCTCAGAATGTGTTCAAGGAAGTTCAgaagcttttcaaaagaaaaaacaatcagattgaacaattttcagtgaaaaag GCAGAtagatttagaaaacaaatgccGACCAAAGAGCTCTGTGTCCTGGCATCCATTGAAGTATTGTACTTATGGAAAGCCCTTCCAAACTGTTCCCTCTCAAACTTGCAGCATATGAGCCAAG CTTGTCAGGATGTTGATGATTCATCAGCTGTTGGTTTGAGGAATTTGCTTCTTGGTGCCATACACAAATGCTTAGGAAATTCTGAAGATGCTGTTCAG ttCTTTCAGCGAGCTGCTAAAGATGAACTGTGCCGTCAAAACAACTTATACGTCCAGCCATATGCTTGCTATGAACTTGGCTGTCTTCTGTTAGACAATCCAGAG ACTGTGCCAAGAGGCAAAACCTTACTTCTCCAAGCCAAG gagGAATTTACTGGCTATGACTTTGAGAACAGATTGCACGTCCGCATACACGCAGCCTTAGCCTCTCTAAGGGAAGTAGTTCCACAGTGA
- the TTC39C gene encoding tetratricopeptide repeat protein 39C isoform X4, which yields MAGSEQPPPRREDGEAPLPIEDAELALAGINMLLNNGFRESDQLFKKYRNHSPLMSFGASFVSFLNAMMTFEEEKMQLACDDLKATEKLCESEEAGVIETIKNKIKKNVDGRKSTLSMVDRLQRQIIVADCQVYLAVLSFVKQELSAYIKGGWILRKAWKIYNKCYTDINTLQEIYQKKTTRESLSSDAANDNHIAAEGVTEDSLNRLKGAVSFGYGLFHLCISMVPPNLLKIINLLGFPGDRLQGLSSLMYASESKDMKAPLATLALLWYHTVVRPFFALDGSDNKAGLKEAKEILAKKESAYPNSSLFMFFKGRIQRLECQINSALTSFHTALELATDQREIQHVCLYEIGWCSMIEMNFKDAFEAFERLKNESRWSQCYYAYLTAVCQGATGDVSGAQNVFKEVQKLFKRKNNQIEQFSVKKADRFRKQMPTKELCVLASIEVLYLWKALPNCSLSNLQHMSQACQDVDDSSAVGLRNLLLGAIHKCLGNSEDAVQFFQRAAKDELCRQNNLYVQPYACYELGCLLLDNPETVPRGKTLLLQAKEEFTGYDFENRLHVRIHAALASLREVVPQ from the exons aaacCATAGCCCATTAATGAGTTTTGGAGCCAGTTTTGTCAGTTTTTTG AATGCTATGATGActtttgaagaagagaaaatgcagctggCATGTGATGACTTAAAGGCTACAGAGAAACTTTGTGAAAGTGAAGAAGCTGGAGTTATAGAAACAatcaagaacaaaattaaaaagaat GTTGATGGACGAAAATCCACGCTATCCATGGTGGATCGTCTACAAAGACAAATAATTGTAGCAGACTGTCAAGTCTACTTGGCTGTGCTCTCATTTGTAAAACAAGAGTTATCAG CGTACATAAAAGGTGGGTGGATACTCCGAAAAGCCTGGAAAATTTACAATAAGTGCTATACGGACATTAATACACTTCAGGAAATatatcagaagaaaacaactcGGGAATCCTTGTCTTCTGATGCTGCAAATGATAATCATATTGCTGCAGAAGGTGTAACGGAGGATTCGCTAAACAGACTGAAAGGTGCTGTTAGCTTTGGATATGGACTTTTTCATCTTTGCATATCCATGGTGCCCCCAAACCTGCTCAAAATCATCAACCTGCTGGGTTTTCCTGGAGACCGCCTACAGGGGCTTTCTTCACTGATGTATGCAAGTGAAAGTAAGGACATGAAGGCCCCTTTAGCTAC ATTAGCTCTGTTGTGGTACCACACAGTTGTTCGTCCCTTTTTTGCCCTTGATGGCAGCGATAACAAGGCAGGATTGAAAGAGGCAAAAGAAattcttgcaaaaaaagaatCTGCTTATCCAAATTCTTCTCTGTTCATGTTCTTCAAGGGAAGGATACAGCGATTAGAG TGTCAAATCAATAGTGCCTTGACCTCATTTCATACCGCTTTGGAACTTGCAACAGACCAAAGGGAGATTCAACATGTCTGCTTATATGAAATAG GTTGGTGCAGCATGATAGAGATGAATTTCAAAGATGCATTTGAAGCCTTTGAAAGGCTTAAAAATGAATCCAGGTGGTCCCAGTGCTACTATGCTTATTTAACAGCAG TGTGTCAAGGAGCCACTGGTGATGTCAGTGGTGCTCAGAATGTGTTCAAGGAAGTTCAgaagcttttcaaaagaaaaaacaatcagattgaacaattttcagtgaaaaag GCAGAtagatttagaaaacaaatgccGACCAAAGAGCTCTGTGTCCTGGCATCCATTGAAGTATTGTACTTATGGAAAGCCCTTCCAAACTGTTCCCTCTCAAACTTGCAGCATATGAGCCAAG CTTGTCAGGATGTTGATGATTCATCAGCTGTTGGTTTGAGGAATTTGCTTCTTGGTGCCATACACAAATGCTTAGGAAATTCTGAAGATGCTGTTCAG ttCTTTCAGCGAGCTGCTAAAGATGAACTGTGCCGTCAAAACAACTTATACGTCCAGCCATATGCTTGCTATGAACTTGGCTGTCTTCTGTTAGACAATCCAGAG ACTGTGCCAAGAGGCAAAACCTTACTTCTCCAAGCCAAG gagGAATTTACTGGCTATGACTTTGAGAACAGATTGCACGTCCGCATACACGCAGCCTTAGCCTCTCTAAGGGAAGTAGTTCCACAGTGA
- the TTC39C gene encoding tetratricopeptide repeat protein 39C isoform X2, translating into MAGSEQPPPRREDGEAPLPIEDAELALAGINMLLNNGFRESDQLFKKYRNHSPLMSFGASFVSFLTLLILTLLLNLRLHQKLSMNAMMTFEEEKMQLACDDLKATEKLCESEEAGVIETIKNKIKKNVDGRKSTLSMVDRLQRQIIVADCQVYLAVLSFVKQELSAYIKGGWILRKAWKIYNKCYTDINTLQEIYQKKTTRESLSSDAANDNHIAAEGVTEDSLNRLKGAVSFGYGLFHLCISMVPPNLLKIINLLGFPGDRLQGLSSLMYASESKDMKAPLATLALLWYHTVVRPFFALDGSDNKAGLKEAKEILAKKESAYPNSSLFMFFKGRIQRLECQINSALTSFHTALELATDQREIQHVCLYEIGWCSMIEMNFKDAFEAFERLKNESRWSQCYYAYLTAVCQGATGDVSGAQNVFKEVQKLFKRKNNQIEQFSVKKADRFRKQMPTKELCVLASIEVLYLWKALPNCSLSNLQHMSQACQDVDDSSAVGLRNLLLGAIHKCLGNSEDAVQFFQRAAKDELCRQNNLYVQPYACYELGCLLLDNPETVPRGKTLLLQAKEEFTGYDFENRLHVRIHAALASLREVVPQ; encoded by the exons aaacCATAGCCCATTAATGAGTTTTGGAGCCAGTTTTGTCAGTTTTTTG ACTCTCCTTATTCTGACTTTGCTGCTTAATCTTAGATTGCACCAGAAATTATCTATG AATGCTATGATGActtttgaagaagagaaaatgcagctggCATGTGATGACTTAAAGGCTACAGAGAAACTTTGTGAAAGTGAAGAAGCTGGAGTTATAGAAACAatcaagaacaaaattaaaaagaat GTTGATGGACGAAAATCCACGCTATCCATGGTGGATCGTCTACAAAGACAAATAATTGTAGCAGACTGTCAAGTCTACTTGGCTGTGCTCTCATTTGTAAAACAAGAGTTATCAG CGTACATAAAAGGTGGGTGGATACTCCGAAAAGCCTGGAAAATTTACAATAAGTGCTATACGGACATTAATACACTTCAGGAAATatatcagaagaaaacaactcGGGAATCCTTGTCTTCTGATGCTGCAAATGATAATCATATTGCTGCAGAAGGTGTAACGGAGGATTCGCTAAACAGACTGAAAGGTGCTGTTAGCTTTGGATATGGACTTTTTCATCTTTGCATATCCATGGTGCCCCCAAACCTGCTCAAAATCATCAACCTGCTGGGTTTTCCTGGAGACCGCCTACAGGGGCTTTCTTCACTGATGTATGCAAGTGAAAGTAAGGACATGAAGGCCCCTTTAGCTAC ATTAGCTCTGTTGTGGTACCACACAGTTGTTCGTCCCTTTTTTGCCCTTGATGGCAGCGATAACAAGGCAGGATTGAAAGAGGCAAAAGAAattcttgcaaaaaaagaatCTGCTTATCCAAATTCTTCTCTGTTCATGTTCTTCAAGGGAAGGATACAGCGATTAGAG TGTCAAATCAATAGTGCCTTGACCTCATTTCATACCGCTTTGGAACTTGCAACAGACCAAAGGGAGATTCAACATGTCTGCTTATATGAAATAG GTTGGTGCAGCATGATAGAGATGAATTTCAAAGATGCATTTGAAGCCTTTGAAAGGCTTAAAAATGAATCCAGGTGGTCCCAGTGCTACTATGCTTATTTAACAGCAG TGTGTCAAGGAGCCACTGGTGATGTCAGTGGTGCTCAGAATGTGTTCAAGGAAGTTCAgaagcttttcaaaagaaaaaacaatcagattgaacaattttcagtgaaaaag GCAGAtagatttagaaaacaaatgccGACCAAAGAGCTCTGTGTCCTGGCATCCATTGAAGTATTGTACTTATGGAAAGCCCTTCCAAACTGTTCCCTCTCAAACTTGCAGCATATGAGCCAAG CTTGTCAGGATGTTGATGATTCATCAGCTGTTGGTTTGAGGAATTTGCTTCTTGGTGCCATACACAAATGCTTAGGAAATTCTGAAGATGCTGTTCAG ttCTTTCAGCGAGCTGCTAAAGATGAACTGTGCCGTCAAAACAACTTATACGTCCAGCCATATGCTTGCTATGAACTTGGCTGTCTTCTGTTAGACAATCCAGAG ACTGTGCCAAGAGGCAAAACCTTACTTCTCCAAGCCAAG gagGAATTTACTGGCTATGACTTTGAGAACAGATTGCACGTCCGCATACACGCAGCCTTAGCCTCTCTAAGGGAAGTAGTTCCACAGTGA
- the TTC39C gene encoding tetratricopeptide repeat protein 39C isoform X1, translated as MAGSEQPPPRREDGEAPLPIEDAELALAGINMLLNNGFRESDQLFKKYRNHSPLMSFGASFVSFLTLLILTLLLNLRLHQKLSMNAMMTFEEEKMQLACDDLKATEKLCESEEAGVIETIKNKIKKNVDGRKSTLSMVDRLQRQIIVADCQVYLAVLSFVKQELSAYIKGGWILRKAWKIYNKCYTDINTLQEIYQKKTTRESLSSDAANDNHIAAEGVTEDSLNRLKGAVSFGYGLFHLCISMVPPNLLKIINLLGFPGDRLQGLSSLMYASESKDMKAPLATLALLWYHTVVRPFFALDGSDNKAGLKEAKEILAKKESAYPNSSLFMFFKGRIQRLECQINSALTSFHTALELATDQREIQHVCLYEIVLLLGWCSMIEMNFKDAFEAFERLKNESRWSQCYYAYLTAVCQGATGDVSGAQNVFKEVQKLFKRKNNQIEQFSVKKADRFRKQMPTKELCVLASIEVLYLWKALPNCSLSNLQHMSQACQDVDDSSAVGLRNLLLGAIHKCLGNSEDAVQFFQRAAKDELCRQNNLYVQPYACYELGCLLLDNPETVPRGKTLLLQAKEEFTGYDFENRLHVRIHAALASLREVVPQ; from the exons aaacCATAGCCCATTAATGAGTTTTGGAGCCAGTTTTGTCAGTTTTTTG ACTCTCCTTATTCTGACTTTGCTGCTTAATCTTAGATTGCACCAGAAATTATCTATG AATGCTATGATGActtttgaagaagagaaaatgcagctggCATGTGATGACTTAAAGGCTACAGAGAAACTTTGTGAAAGTGAAGAAGCTGGAGTTATAGAAACAatcaagaacaaaattaaaaagaat GTTGATGGACGAAAATCCACGCTATCCATGGTGGATCGTCTACAAAGACAAATAATTGTAGCAGACTGTCAAGTCTACTTGGCTGTGCTCTCATTTGTAAAACAAGAGTTATCAG CGTACATAAAAGGTGGGTGGATACTCCGAAAAGCCTGGAAAATTTACAATAAGTGCTATACGGACATTAATACACTTCAGGAAATatatcagaagaaaacaactcGGGAATCCTTGTCTTCTGATGCTGCAAATGATAATCATATTGCTGCAGAAGGTGTAACGGAGGATTCGCTAAACAGACTGAAAGGTGCTGTTAGCTTTGGATATGGACTTTTTCATCTTTGCATATCCATGGTGCCCCCAAACCTGCTCAAAATCATCAACCTGCTGGGTTTTCCTGGAGACCGCCTACAGGGGCTTTCTTCACTGATGTATGCAAGTGAAAGTAAGGACATGAAGGCCCCTTTAGCTAC ATTAGCTCTGTTGTGGTACCACACAGTTGTTCGTCCCTTTTTTGCCCTTGATGGCAGCGATAACAAGGCAGGATTGAAAGAGGCAAAAGAAattcttgcaaaaaaagaatCTGCTTATCCAAATTCTTCTCTGTTCATGTTCTTCAAGGGAAGGATACAGCGATTAGAG TGTCAAATCAATAGTGCCTTGACCTCATTTCATACCGCTTTGGAACTTGCAACAGACCAAAGGGAGATTCAACATGTCTGCTTATATGAAATAG TCTTGCTTTTAGGTTGGTGCAGCATGATAGAGATGAATTTCAAAGATGCATTTGAAGCCTTTGAAAGGCTTAAAAATGAATCCAGGTGGTCCCAGTGCTACTATGCTTATTTAACAGCAG TGTGTCAAGGAGCCACTGGTGATGTCAGTGGTGCTCAGAATGTGTTCAAGGAAGTTCAgaagcttttcaaaagaaaaaacaatcagattgaacaattttcagtgaaaaag GCAGAtagatttagaaaacaaatgccGACCAAAGAGCTCTGTGTCCTGGCATCCATTGAAGTATTGTACTTATGGAAAGCCCTTCCAAACTGTTCCCTCTCAAACTTGCAGCATATGAGCCAAG CTTGTCAGGATGTTGATGATTCATCAGCTGTTGGTTTGAGGAATTTGCTTCTTGGTGCCATACACAAATGCTTAGGAAATTCTGAAGATGCTGTTCAG ttCTTTCAGCGAGCTGCTAAAGATGAACTGTGCCGTCAAAACAACTTATACGTCCAGCCATATGCTTGCTATGAACTTGGCTGTCTTCTGTTAGACAATCCAGAG ACTGTGCCAAGAGGCAAAACCTTACTTCTCCAAGCCAAG gagGAATTTACTGGCTATGACTTTGAGAACAGATTGCACGTCCGCATACACGCAGCCTTAGCCTCTCTAAGGGAAGTAGTTCCACAGTGA